A genomic window from Psychrilyobacter piezotolerans includes:
- a CDS encoding tRNA (cytidine(34)-2'-O)-methyltransferase has product MNIVLMEPEIPYNTGNIGRSCVLTNTSLHLIKPFGFSLDEKQIKRAGLDYWQHIDLHEWDSLDELMAAHPESKFYFATTKTTQRYSDVTYKENDFIVFGPESRGVPVEILEKNQETCITIPMIKMGRSLNLSNSAAIVLYESLRQNDFNFGE; this is encoded by the coding sequence ATGAATATAGTTTTAATGGAACCTGAAATACCATACAACACAGGAAATATAGGTAGGAGTTGTGTCCTTACAAATACATCACTGCACCTTATCAAACCCTTTGGATTCTCCCTGGATGAAAAACAAATCAAGAGAGCGGGTTTGGATTACTGGCAGCATATCGACCTGCACGAATGGGATAGTTTAGATGAACTGATGGCTGCTCATCCTGAATCTAAGTTTTATTTTGCTACAACTAAGACTACCCAAAGATATTCAGATGTTACATATAAAGAAAATGACTTTATTGTATTCGGTCCTGAATCCAGAGGAGTTCCCGTTGAAATCCTGGAAAAAAATCAAGAAACCTGTATCACTATTCCTATGATTAAAATGGGGAGATCGCTGAATCTTTCAAATTCCGCAGCTATTGTTTTATATGAATCTTTAAGGCAGAATGATTTTAATTTCGGAGAGTAA
- a CDS encoding sensor histidine kinase: MFKNLENSSMVSYLNSLETIASTIHKEKNTEKVVFFILLNLIEKLDLGYSEGYFFKYDRWNRNLKHLNSYFDLKKLKKDEVEFISTNLEREINFYGTPIEKILNNTEIQTNLTGLDFHENYGLLNRFKHFTIIPINYENTYYGCFILDRQAKTPYELSVQEMHILELFKYNFSLYIHTRELEDFEAEDIRLKTVGSFANSIIHELRTPISSIVGFASLAKKKLHDPKKIELYLDYILKESDKVVKLCEDIGEYSSEDENVKNKSTTFYLSSLIREVIQKLNLHLKKSNIKTYMIIENDMEITFNREKVITAFYHLFKNSIENCDYNKNERFITITLSANNKNKISIKDNGVGIQKHRIEEVTIPFYSSKIYGTGLGLTIAKEVFTKLGFKFSIKSEYSKWTKIILKEE; the protein is encoded by the coding sequence TAATTGAAAAGTTAGATCTGGGCTACTCGGAAGGATATTTTTTTAAATACGACAGATGGAATAGAAATCTGAAACACCTGAATTCATATTTTGATCTGAAAAAATTAAAGAAAGATGAAGTAGAGTTTATCTCGACTAATCTTGAAAGGGAGATCAATTTTTATGGAACTCCCATAGAAAAAATACTGAATAATACAGAGATACAAACAAATCTAACCGGGCTTGATTTCCACGAGAATTACGGGCTGCTAAATAGATTTAAGCATTTTACCATCATTCCTATAAACTACGAAAATACATATTATGGATGTTTTATCTTAGATAGACAAGCTAAGACACCCTACGAACTCAGTGTACAGGAGATGCACATTTTAGAGTTGTTTAAATATAATTTTTCCCTCTATATACACACCCGGGAATTAGAAGATTTTGAGGCAGAAGATATCAGATTAAAAACTGTTGGCTCCTTTGCAAACTCCATCATCCACGAACTAAGAACTCCTATTTCTTCTATTGTTGGTTTCGCATCTTTGGCTAAGAAGAAGTTACACGATCCTAAAAAAATCGAGCTTTATTTAGATTATATTCTCAAAGAATCCGATAAGGTTGTCAAACTTTGTGAAGATATCGGTGAGTATTCCAGCGAAGATGAAAATGTTAAAAATAAATCAACTACTTTTTACCTTTCCTCTCTTATCAGGGAAGTTATTCAAAAGTTAAACCTGCATTTGAAGAAATCCAATATCAAAACCTATATGATTATAGAGAATGATATGGAGATTACATTTAACAGGGAAAAGGTCATCACAGCTTTCTACCATCTCTTTAAAAATTCCATTGAAAACTGTGACTATAATAAGAATGAGCGTTTTATTACCATCACCCTTTCAGCAAACAATAAAAACAAGATCAGTATAAAAGATAATGGAGTTGGGATACAAAAACACAGGATAGAAGAGGTTACCATTCCTTTTTATTCCTCTAAAATTTATGGAACCGGCTTAGGTCTTACTATAGCCAAAGAGGTTTTTACCAAATTAGGCTTTAAGTTTTCCATAAAATCAGAATATTCAAAATGGACAAAAATAATACTAAAAGAGGAGTAA